The Triticum dicoccoides isolate Atlit2015 ecotype Zavitan chromosome 6A, WEW_v2.0, whole genome shotgun sequence genome has a window encoding:
- the LOC119316200 gene encoding putative invertase inhibitor yields MTRRHCQALSCCLVVLLLFILASSSSASTLEHMCKYVATTRKDIGYDYCIKFFQANKTSAAADNRGLGVIATQISRAAASDTLKRIDTLLASEKDKKIHARLSDCRVLYSAAVNLLKVAANLNAVISDTYTCENGFRVLGVTSPLAAEDARFLKDCSIALIITSTFW; encoded by the coding sequence ATGACGAGGAGGCATTGCCAAGCTCTCTCCTGctgcctcgtcgtcctcctcctcttcatcctcgcCTCGTCCAGCAGCGCTTCCACTCTAGAACACATGTGCAAGTACGTCGCCACAACCCGCAAGGATATCGGCTACGACTACTGCATCAAGTTTTTCCAAGCCAACAAGACCAGCGCCGCCGCCGACAACCGCGGCCTTGGTGTCATCGCCACGCAGATCAGCCGCGCAGCAGCCTCGGACACCCTCAAGCGAATCGACACCCTCCTGGCTTCGGAGAAGGACAAGAAGATCCATGCGCGCCTCTCTGACTGCCGCGTGCTGTACTCAGCCGCGGTGAACTTGCTCAAGGTGGCGGCGAACCTCAACGCCGTGATATCGGACACCTACACCTGTGAGAATGGGTTCCGCGTGCTAGGCGTGACTTCACCACTGGCCGCGGAGGACGCCAGATTCCTTAAGGACTGCTCCATCGCTCTCATTATAACGAGCACGTTCTGGTAG